In one Neobacillus sp. WH10 genomic region, the following are encoded:
- a CDS encoding homoserine dehydrogenase: MKAISIGLLGLGTVGSGVVKIIENHQDKLIHQVGCPVVVKKILVQDLHKSRPVDVDTKTLTSNPDEILFDNEIDVVIEVMGGVQDTKDYLITALRQGKHVVTANKDLMALHGSELLTVASEHGCDLFYEASVAGGIPILRGLVDGLASDRITQMMGIVNGTTNYILTKMSDEGRSYEEVLKEAQELGFAEADPTADVEGLDAARKMTILATLGFSMHIDLDDVKVSGISSITEEDLRYGKQLGYTMKLIGYAHREGEKVEVSVAPTFLSNNHPLASVQNEYNAVYVYGEAVGETMFYGPGAGSLPTATAVVSDLVGVIKNLRLGVNGRSAVTPQYPKLLKDNEEKFSKYFLRIHVQDEVGVFADITAIFAKYGVSFEKILQLPIKKNETSEIVLVTHKASLTNYDKILLELYDLYAVKEIKSAYRVVRKSL; encoded by the coding sequence ATGAAAGCAATCTCGATTGGGTTATTAGGTTTAGGCACTGTAGGTTCAGGTGTTGTTAAAATTATTGAAAATCATCAAGATAAATTAATTCACCAAGTAGGGTGTCCAGTTGTCGTTAAAAAGATCCTTGTTCAGGACTTACATAAGAGCAGGCCGGTTGACGTGGACACAAAGACTTTAACATCCAACCCTGATGAAATCCTATTTGACAATGAAATCGATGTAGTCATTGAGGTAATGGGTGGGGTGCAGGATACAAAGGACTATTTGATTACGGCGCTCCGCCAAGGAAAGCATGTTGTAACCGCAAATAAAGATTTGATGGCCCTGCATGGTTCAGAGCTGCTAACGGTTGCCTCAGAACATGGCTGCGACCTTTTTTACGAAGCAAGTGTGGCTGGCGGTATTCCTATTTTAAGAGGCCTTGTTGATGGACTTGCGTCAGACCGGATTACACAAATGATGGGAATTGTTAATGGGACAACCAATTATATTTTAACTAAAATGAGTGATGAAGGACGTTCATATGAAGAAGTCCTCAAAGAAGCCCAGGAGCTTGGCTTTGCAGAAGCGGATCCAACCGCTGATGTTGAAGGACTTGATGCTGCCAGAAAAATGACGATTCTTGCTACATTAGGCTTTTCGATGCATATTGACTTAGACGATGTAAAAGTAAGTGGTATATCCAGTATTACCGAAGAAGACTTACGCTATGGAAAACAATTAGGTTATACGATGAAATTAATCGGCTATGCCCATCGTGAGGGGGAAAAAGTCGAGGTAAGTGTCGCTCCTACCTTCCTATCCAATAATCATCCGCTTGCCTCTGTGCAAAATGAATATAACGCGGTTTACGTTTATGGTGAGGCAGTTGGAGAAACAATGTTTTATGGGCCTGGTGCAGGAAGCCTGCCGACAGCAACTGCAGTGGTTTCAGACCTAGTGGGTGTAATAAAAAATTTACGGCTTGGGGTAAATGGCCGAAGTGCTGTCACACCGCAATATCCTAAGCTGTTAAAGGATAATGAAGAAAAGTTTTCAAAATACTTCTTGCGCATTCATGTCCAAGATGAGGTTGGTGTTTTCGCGGATATTACCGCTATTTTTGCAAAATATGGGGTAAGCTTTGAAAAAATACTGCAGCTTCCTATCAAGAAAAATGAGACATCGGAAATTGTTTTAGTCACTCACAAGGCTTCGTTAACCAATTACGATAAAATTTTACTAGAATTATATGATTTATATGCAGTAAAGGAAATTAAAAGTGCATATAGAGTGGTGAGGAAATCGTTATGA
- the serA gene encoding phosphoglycerate dehydrogenase has protein sequence MYKVLVTDGISSTGLVSLIEHPHFVVERQPTLPTGDLIKIIGEYDALIVRSQTKVTEELLLAADRLRVIARAGVGVDNIDVNAATRKGIIVINAPGANTIAATEHTLAMMLSLARKIPQAHQKTSAGEWDRNSFKGVELYKKTLGVIGMGKIGTEVAKRAKSFGMNILGFDPYLTEERAKKLGMTKASLDLIAKESDFITVHTPLTNDTRGLINDDYLSKTKKGVRFVNCARGGVIDEKALVRAIQAGHVAGAALDVFEKEPVGDVELLQNPNIIVTPHLGASTVEAQEKVAQEVSAEIIEIFEKQSIQNAVNMPQMSGETQAKLQPYLLLGDQMGQLVIQLLNKQAPAKIEINYYGDLIEEDTELLTRTLLKGILSYHLSDSVNLINALHLLKEQGVSYNVIKNATNKGFANYMELCVSNGLETARIGATVLNGYGARILKINQYRIDVKPEKYLLYIKHRDVPGMIGKVGSLLGNYGLNIGTMQVGRTEVGGEAIMVLTLDKALGTEVIRELTLINGLDEAQLLELTNVDSLEPGHTKLEKVESI, from the coding sequence ATGTATAAAGTACTTGTAACTGATGGAATTAGCAGCACAGGTTTAGTGAGTCTTATTGAGCATCCCCATTTTGTTGTTGAGCGGCAGCCTACACTGCCAACTGGAGATTTAATAAAAATTATTGGTGAATACGATGCACTTATTGTGAGAAGTCAAACAAAGGTAACCGAAGAACTACTCTTAGCTGCAGATCGGCTTCGGGTCATTGCCCGGGCAGGTGTAGGAGTTGACAATATTGATGTCAATGCAGCGACACGTAAAGGAATTATCGTAATTAACGCGCCGGGCGCTAATACGATTGCCGCTACAGAGCATACATTAGCGATGATGCTGTCATTAGCGAGAAAAATACCACAGGCCCATCAAAAAACTTCTGCAGGGGAATGGGACCGCAACTCCTTTAAAGGGGTGGAATTATACAAAAAAACGCTTGGTGTTATTGGTATGGGTAAGATTGGAACAGAAGTAGCAAAGCGGGCTAAAAGCTTTGGCATGAACATCTTGGGATTTGATCCCTATCTAACAGAAGAGCGGGCAAAGAAACTGGGGATGACAAAGGCAAGCCTTGATTTGATTGCCAAGGAATCCGATTTTATTACGGTTCATACTCCTCTGACAAATGATACACGCGGACTGATAAATGACGACTACTTAAGTAAAACAAAAAAAGGTGTCCGCTTTGTTAACTGCGCCCGCGGCGGGGTGATCGACGAGAAAGCTTTAGTTAGAGCAATTCAGGCAGGGCATGTTGCAGGAGCTGCCCTTGATGTGTTTGAAAAAGAACCGGTTGGAGATGTAGAATTGCTGCAGAATCCAAATATCATCGTAACACCGCATCTAGGAGCTTCCACTGTAGAAGCGCAGGAAAAGGTAGCCCAAGAAGTGAGTGCGGAAATTATTGAGATATTTGAGAAGCAGTCGATTCAGAATGCTGTCAATATGCCGCAAATGTCTGGGGAAACTCAGGCAAAGCTTCAGCCATATTTACTTCTTGGAGATCAAATGGGACAGCTTGTGATTCAATTATTAAACAAGCAGGCGCCTGCAAAAATCGAGATCAATTACTATGGCGACTTAATTGAAGAAGATACCGAATTACTGACTCGCACTCTCTTAAAAGGCATTCTATCCTATCATTTAAGTGATTCTGTCAATCTCATTAATGCGCTTCACCTTTTAAAGGAGCAGGGTGTTTCCTATAATGTAATAAAAAATGCTACAAATAAAGGTTTTGCTAATTATATGGAGCTGTGTGTTTCCAATGGTCTTGAAACAGCGCGGATTGGTGCAACAGTCTTAAACGGTTACGGTGCAAGGATTTTAAAAATTAACCAATACCGAATCGATGTGAAACCAGAAAAATACCTCTTATATATTAAACACCGAGACGTACCGGGTATGATTGGCAAGGTCGGCTCACTTTTAGGGAACTATGGGCTCAATATTGGTACCATGCAGGTCGGTCGAACAGAGGTCGGCGGGGAAGCCATCATGGTGTTAACACTTGATAAAGCCTTAGGCACGGAGGTCATTCGTGAACTAACCTTAATTAACGGATTAGATGAAGCACAATTACTAGAGTTGACGAATGTTGATTCACTTGAGCCGGGGCATACGAAGCTGGAGAAGGTGGAAAGTATTTAG
- a CDS encoding HAD family hydrolase, translating into MIKTILFDVDGVLLSEEHYFDASALTVWEMLISCSYLALAPEKFKTDYNETEIKKIRERVFENDKVLKFMKSRGLNANWDMIYLSFSHQLIHLLSQIKDTEIEKITQWLQAPFNRETLLEIGRVLNNYQVETDFNLFLEDFARSEATKQELLSYLNELAKEKLGVETTIFNKGDLWSICEHVSQEWYVGDEHVLASTGRPSVQTGKKGFLANETTLAPRDEIAALFQFLTRSGYTIGIGTGRPALETIQPFQHLGWLNNFDDKRIVTADEVLAAEGELPEWKSLSKPHPYTYVMCLNGKGTSVRECLDTVLPIENGEEVLVVGDSLADLLAARQIGCQFAAVLTGLSGKDARSEFEQHKAEYILDSVLNLKSIF; encoded by the coding sequence TTGATTAAGACAATTTTATTTGACGTAGATGGAGTACTTTTAAGCGAAGAACATTATTTTGATGCATCCGCCTTAACGGTTTGGGAGATGCTGATAAGCTGTAGCTACTTAGCGCTGGCACCTGAAAAATTTAAAACGGATTATAATGAAACGGAGATTAAGAAGATAAGAGAGCGTGTTTTTGAGAACGATAAAGTCCTCAAATTTATGAAATCACGAGGCTTGAACGCCAACTGGGACATGATCTATCTATCATTCAGCCACCAACTAATCCACCTGCTGTCGCAAATCAAAGATACTGAAATTGAAAAAATCACCCAATGGTTACAGGCACCATTTAATCGCGAAACATTGCTTGAGATTGGCAGGGTGTTAAATAATTATCAGGTGGAAACGGATTTTAATTTGTTTTTAGAGGATTTTGCCCGGTCAGAGGCAACGAAGCAGGAATTGCTTAGTTACTTGAATGAACTTGCTAAGGAGAAGCTTGGGGTAGAAACAACCATTTTCAATAAAGGCGATCTTTGGTCCATCTGTGAGCATGTTTCACAGGAATGGTATGTTGGCGATGAACATGTTCTTGCTTCTACCGGGAGACCATCCGTTCAAACTGGTAAAAAGGGATTCCTGGCAAACGAAACAACTTTAGCTCCTAGGGATGAAATTGCTGCCCTGTTTCAATTTCTAACCAGATCAGGATACACTATTGGAATTGGAACAGGCAGGCCGGCACTTGAAACGATTCAGCCTTTTCAACATTTAGGGTGGTTAAATAATTTTGATGACAAGCGAATAGTGACGGCTGATGAAGTGTTAGCAGCAGAAGGGGAGCTTCCGGAATGGAAATCCTTATCAAAGCCCCATCCGTATACATACGTAATGTGTCTTAATGGTAAGGGGACATCTGTACGGGAATGTTTAGATACGGTGCTGCCGATTGAAAATGGTGAAGAGGTTCTTGTTGTCGGAGATTCTCTTGCAGACCTTCTAGCTGCGAGACAAATAGGTTGTCAGTTTGCCGCTGTATTAACAGGTCTCTCCGGAAAAGATGCACGAAGTGAATTTGAACAGCATAAGGCGGAGTATATTTTGGATTCAGTTTTAAATCTTAAGAGTATTTTCTAG
- a CDS encoding DUF3870 domain-containing protein: protein MIGLKTYFLAGHSRLPQGMAAQSVFDSLTITVEVDKKYGVIIESSCTLATDHGKAYVQQILKGHSLQDGIDDILDALREGYRGKAVNALIAAVKDLYGQYVNHEH, encoded by the coding sequence ATGATAGGATTAAAAACCTATTTCCTCGCAGGTCATTCCCGACTGCCGCAGGGGATGGCGGCCCAAAGTGTGTTTGATTCTTTGACTATTACGGTTGAGGTGGATAAAAAATACGGCGTCATAATTGAATCCTCCTGTACGCTGGCAACGGATCATGGAAAAGCATATGTTCAGCAAATATTAAAAGGGCACAGCCTGCAGGACGGAATTGACGATATTTTAGACGCCTTAAGAGAAGGATACCGCGGAAAAGCAGTAAATGCCCTAATTGCCGCTGTTAAGGATTTATATGGGCAATATGTGAATCACGAGCATTAA
- a CDS encoding acyl-CoA dehydrogenase family protein — protein sequence MNFSLTEEQKSVRKVVRAFVDREIIPYIKEWDEKVHFEINILKRLADLQLMGVCIPEEYGGVGMDYNTLAIVCEELERGDTAFRTAVSVHTGLNSMTLLQWGTEEQKQRYLAPQAKGEKVGAFGLTEPNAGSDVAAMETTAVKDGDHYILNGSKTWISLCDVADHFLIFAKTDPKAGHHGISCFIVERTLEGFSSKAIKGKLGIRAGNTGEVFLDNVRVPSENLLGYEGEGFKIAMSALDNGRFTVAAGACGTIMASLEASVKYCEERKTFGKEIGRHQLVQQMIAKMSANLEISRLLVFKAGWLKNNGKRNTQETSLAKWISCDAAFEAANDAVQIHGAYGFSNEFPVERYLRNAKAPVIYEGTREIHTIMQGEYALGYREDKPLRKMLPAWPFEEISIKC from the coding sequence ATGAATTTTTCATTAACAGAAGAGCAAAAGAGTGTGAGAAAGGTAGTTAGAGCATTCGTAGACCGTGAAATTATTCCCTATATCAAGGAATGGGACGAGAAAGTCCATTTTGAAATAAATATTCTGAAACGTTTAGCTGACCTTCAGCTCATGGGGGTATGCATCCCCGAAGAGTATGGCGGCGTAGGCATGGATTACAACACACTTGCGATTGTCTGTGAGGAGCTCGAACGTGGGGATACCGCTTTCCGCACAGCTGTTTCAGTTCACACTGGTTTAAACAGTATGACACTCTTACAGTGGGGGACAGAGGAGCAAAAACAAAGATATCTTGCTCCACAAGCAAAAGGTGAAAAGGTTGGCGCCTTTGGACTCACAGAACCGAATGCCGGCTCGGATGTGGCGGCCATGGAGACAACTGCTGTAAAGGATGGGGATCATTATATTTTAAATGGATCAAAAACCTGGATTTCTCTATGTGATGTGGCTGACCATTTTTTAATTTTTGCAAAAACAGACCCGAAAGCAGGGCACCATGGTATTTCCTGCTTCATTGTGGAACGAACACTTGAAGGATTCTCCTCAAAGGCGATTAAAGGGAAGCTTGGCATCCGTGCTGGAAATACAGGAGAGGTATTTTTAGACAATGTCAGGGTGCCTTCAGAGAACCTACTAGGGTACGAAGGAGAGGGATTTAAAATTGCGATGTCAGCACTAGACAATGGCCGTTTTACCGTAGCAGCTGGCGCCTGCGGGACTATCATGGCCTCACTTGAAGCAAGTGTCAAATACTGTGAGGAACGAAAAACATTTGGCAAAGAAATCGGCAGACACCAGCTCGTACAGCAAATGATCGCAAAAATGTCGGCAAACCTTGAGATTTCCCGTTTGCTCGTTTTTAAAGCCGGCTGGTTAAAAAATAATGGCAAACGCAACACACAAGAAACGTCCCTGGCAAAATGGATTTCCTGTGATGCCGCCTTTGAGGCAGCCAACGATGCCGTCCAAATTCATGGTGCCTATGGCTTCTCGAATGAATTCCCGGTTGAACGTTATTTACGAAATGCCAAGGCTCCTGTCATTTATGAGGGCACAAGAGAAATTCATACGATTATGCAGGGGGAATATGCCCTTGGATATCGCGAGGACAAACCATTGCGAAAAATGCTCCCAGCTTGGCCGTTTGAAGAAATTTCTATCAAATGCTAA
- a CDS encoding CaiB/BaiF CoA-transferase family protein — protein MTGPLHGIKVIDLSRVLAGPYCTMILGDMGAEVIKVESVDSGDETRGWGPPFVEGESAYYLCANRNKQGITLNLKSQQGKEILRKLILDADVVVQNFKPGTLERMGLGYQEMKKVNDGIILASISGFGSTEGPYSHLPGYDYIIQAMSGLMSITGEKEGQPAKVGVAITDVLTGLFTCIGILGAIQHRNRTGEGQEVDISLFDSQLAALVNVASNYLCSGKIPERLGNAHPNIVPYRVFTAKDGDFIIAVGNDRQYRKLVILLEDQSLLKYEKNSERLKYKDELEKIIAAKIKTKSRTEWKHLLDEAGIPNGPINNVKEALDSEQARAREMVINVKHPVITDLKLVGSPLKFSNSPVKIEKHPPMHGEHTEEVLMKLGYSKQEIAQLKQQKII, from the coding sequence ATGACAGGGCCGCTCCATGGAATAAAAGTAATTGATTTATCACGCGTGTTGGCAGGTCCCTATTGCACGATGATTTTAGGGGATATGGGGGCAGAGGTGATTAAAGTTGAAAGTGTCGATTCGGGTGATGAAACACGAGGATGGGGGCCGCCGTTCGTGGAAGGAGAAAGTGCCTATTACTTATGTGCGAACCGAAATAAACAGGGGATTACCTTAAATTTAAAATCACAACAAGGTAAGGAAATTTTACGAAAGCTTATACTTGATGCAGATGTCGTTGTGCAAAATTTTAAGCCGGGAACACTTGAAAGGATGGGTTTAGGATATCAGGAAATGAAAAAGGTCAATGATGGAATTATTTTAGCATCTATCAGCGGCTTCGGCTCTACTGAGGGACCATACTCCCATCTGCCAGGCTATGATTATATAATTCAAGCAATGTCGGGCTTAATGAGCATTACTGGTGAAAAGGAAGGACAGCCAGCGAAGGTCGGTGTCGCAATTACAGATGTACTCACTGGACTATTTACTTGCATCGGCATTTTAGGGGCGATCCAGCATCGTAACAGAACGGGGGAGGGACAGGAGGTCGACATCTCCTTATTTGACTCCCAGCTTGCTGCTTTAGTGAATGTTGCCAGCAATTATCTATGTTCTGGAAAGATTCCTGAACGGCTCGGTAATGCCCATCCAAATATTGTACCTTACCGGGTTTTTACAGCTAAAGATGGTGATTTTATCATCGCGGTGGGAAATGACCGGCAATATCGAAAACTAGTAATTTTACTTGAAGATCAATCACTTCTAAAATATGAAAAAAACTCTGAAAGGCTGAAATATAAGGATGAACTTGAAAAAATCATTGCAGCTAAAATAAAGACAAAATCAAGGACGGAGTGGAAACATTTACTTGATGAAGCTGGGATTCCTAATGGCCCTATTAACAATGTGAAAGAGGCTTTAGACTCGGAACAGGCTAGGGCGAGAGAAATGGTTATAAATGTAAAACATCCTGTCATTACTGATTTAAAGTTAGTCGGTTCACCATTAAAATTTTCAAACTCACCGGTAAAAATTGAAAAGCACCCGCCAATGCATGGGGAACACACTGAGGAAGTACTGATGAAGCTGGGATATTCGAAGCAGGAAATTGCGCAATTGAAACAACAAAAAATTATTTGA
- a CDS encoding NAD-dependent succinate-semialdehyde dehydrogenase has translation MYLNGEWVGNDYEVFTEIINPATKELIGAIPTGGAFEAEQAVDAAHKAFKIWSKKTAEERYQLLMKWYFLIEENKHEIARIMTIEQGKPLKEALGEVQYANGFISWYAEEGKRVYGETIPASHPNKRILVRKEPVGVIAAITPWNFPAAMITRKVAPALAAGCTAVVKPANQTPLTALKMAELAHEAGIPAGVLNVITGRSSEIGEAWLKDPRVTKITFTGSTEVGKTLMRGAAENVKKVSLELGGNAPFIVMDDANLAKAAVGLVQSKFRNAGQTCICTNRVYVQENVADEFIKLFQTELEKLKVGNGLEEGTDIGPLIDKAAYKKVEGLVHDAVKKGGKVAYSGLKPAEQNGYFYAPTILTDIHDEMECMKDEIFGPLAPISTFKTEEEVIERANNSCYGLAAYVYTENLSRSFRITEQLEYGIIGLNDALPSAVQVPFGGYKESGLGREGGHYGIEEFLEVKYISIGLDLI, from the coding sequence ATGTATTTGAATGGGGAATGGGTAGGTAACGATTACGAGGTTTTTACCGAGATTATTAATCCAGCGACAAAGGAATTGATTGGCGCGATACCAACGGGCGGTGCCTTTGAAGCAGAGCAGGCAGTAGATGCCGCCCATAAAGCTTTTAAAATCTGGTCAAAAAAAACAGCGGAAGAACGCTATCAACTCCTAATGAAATGGTACTTTTTAATAGAAGAAAACAAGCATGAAATTGCACGAATTATGACGATTGAGCAAGGAAAGCCATTAAAAGAGGCTCTAGGAGAGGTGCAGTACGCAAATGGGTTTATCTCTTGGTATGCTGAAGAGGGTAAACGGGTGTACGGTGAAACGATTCCGGCCTCACATCCTAATAAAAGGATCCTAGTTAGGAAAGAGCCAGTTGGTGTGATTGCAGCGATTACTCCGTGGAATTTTCCGGCAGCAATGATTACCAGAAAAGTAGCACCAGCTCTTGCCGCCGGATGTACCGCTGTGGTAAAACCGGCGAACCAAACTCCGCTGACAGCTTTAAAAATGGCAGAGCTTGCCCATGAAGCAGGAATTCCCGCGGGGGTATTAAACGTAATCACCGGTAGATCCTCCGAAATTGGCGAGGCTTGGCTGAAGGACCCACGCGTGACGAAAATTACCTTTACAGGTTCAACAGAGGTCGGAAAAACGTTGATGCGCGGTGCAGCCGAAAATGTAAAGAAGGTATCGCTTGAACTTGGCGGCAATGCTCCGTTCATTGTAATGGATGATGCAAACTTAGCGAAAGCTGCGGTAGGACTTGTTCAATCGAAGTTCCGCAATGCCGGTCAAACCTGTATTTGCACGAATCGTGTTTATGTTCAAGAAAATGTTGCTGACGAATTCATAAAGCTTTTTCAGACAGAATTAGAGAAGCTTAAGGTTGGAAATGGTCTTGAAGAAGGAACGGATATCGGACCATTAATCGATAAAGCTGCCTATAAGAAGGTGGAAGGATTAGTTCATGATGCGGTTAAAAAGGGTGGAAAGGTCGCGTACAGCGGACTTAAACCTGCTGAACAAAACGGCTATTTCTATGCCCCGACGATTTTGACCGATATTCACGACGAAATGGAATGTATGAAAGATGAGATCTTTGGACCGCTCGCGCCAATCTCAACCTTCAAGACGGAAGAGGAAGTTATTGAACGGGCAAACAATTCCTGCTACGGCTTAGCTGCTTATGTCTATACTGAAAATTTAAGCCGCTCCTTTAGAATCACGGAGCAACTTGAATATGGAATCATCGGCCTGAATGATGCCCTGCCTTCAGCCGTTCAAGTTCCTTTTGGCGGCTATAAGGAGAGCGGCCTTGGCCGTGAGGGAGGACATTACGGTATTGAAGAGTTTTTAGAAGTAAAGTATATATCCATCGGGTTGGATTTAATTTAG
- the gabT gene encoding 4-aminobutyrate--2-oxoglutarate transaminase, whose protein sequence is MEKKYVKLQTEIPGPKSREILERRNKYVPKGISNNCHSFVKKAHGALVEDVDGNQYLDFAGAIGTLNVGHSHPRVVRALQEQASQFIHTGFNVMMYESYISLAERLCKLAPGDFDKQAAFFNSGAEAVENAVKIARKYTKRQGIVSFTRGFHGRTLMTMTMTSKVKPYKYGFGPFAPEVYKAPYPYVYRRPDGMSEQQYSKMIIEQFEQFLLAEVAPETIAAVVMEPVQGEGGFIVPDTAFVKRVREICTRYGILFVADEIQTGFARTGKYFAIDHFDVIPDLITISKSMGAGVPISGVIGRAEIMNAAEVGEIGGTYSGSPLGCRAALTVLDIIESENLNNRAEMIGDKVLGKMQLLAESFDGIGDVRGLGAMCAMEIVTDRQSKTPDKEAVGKIVKAAGERGLMLLSAGLYSNVIRILMPLTITDDQLEEGLQILEEAMEAVYLNNPALSVGGE, encoded by the coding sequence TTGGAAAAGAAATATGTCAAGCTCCAAACTGAGATACCCGGGCCAAAATCGAGAGAAATATTGGAGCGAAGAAATAAATATGTCCCAAAAGGAATTAGCAATAATTGCCATTCCTTTGTAAAAAAAGCACACGGAGCATTGGTTGAAGATGTGGACGGTAATCAATATCTTGACTTTGCTGGTGCCATTGGAACGTTAAATGTTGGCCATTCACACCCAAGAGTGGTCAGGGCTCTCCAGGAACAAGCAAGCCAATTTATCCACACAGGCTTTAATGTGATGATGTATGAATCATATATTTCATTGGCCGAGCGGCTTTGTAAGCTTGCCCCCGGTGATTTTGACAAACAGGCTGCTTTTTTTAACAGCGGTGCGGAAGCAGTTGAAAACGCCGTAAAGATTGCCAGAAAATATACGAAACGCCAAGGAATTGTCTCATTTACCCGAGGATTCCACGGCAGAACGTTAATGACAATGACGATGACAAGTAAGGTGAAGCCGTATAAATATGGCTTTGGCCCATTTGCTCCTGAGGTTTACAAGGCGCCATATCCATATGTGTACCGTCGCCCGGATGGAATGAGTGAGCAGCAATATAGCAAAATGATTATTGAGCAATTCGAGCAATTCCTCCTCGCAGAAGTCGCTCCTGAAACCATCGCTGCAGTCGTGATGGAGCCTGTTCAAGGGGAAGGTGGATTTATTGTACCTGATACCGCCTTTGTTAAACGGGTTAGAGAAATTTGCACACGATATGGAATATTATTCGTTGCAGATGAAATTCAAACTGGGTTCGCCCGGACAGGCAAGTATTTTGCGATCGATCACTTTGATGTTATACCTGATTTAATAACGATTTCAAAATCGATGGGGGCTGGAGTTCCTATCAGCGGCGTGATTGGAAGGGCAGAAATTATGAATGCAGCTGAGGTAGGTGAAATCGGCGGAACCTATTCCGGAAGTCCGCTTGGCTGTCGTGCAGCCCTAACGGTTTTAGATATCATAGAAAGCGAAAACCTTAATAACCGGGCCGAAATGATAGGCGATAAAGTGCTCGGAAAAATGCAGCTTCTAGCAGAAAGTTTCGATGGGATTGGCGATGTCCGCGGTCTTGGTGCGATGTGCGCGATGGAAATCGTTACAGATCGTCAATCGAAGACTCCTGATAAAGAAGCTGTTGGAAAAATTGTAAAGGCAGCAGGCGAGCGCGGTCTTATGTTACTTAGTGCCGGGCTGTATAGCAACGTTATACGTATCCTCATGCCATTAACAATCACAGATGACCAGCTTGAAGAGGGATTACAAATACTTGAGGAAGCGATGGAAGCAGTTTATCTAAATAATCCTGCCTTATCGGTTGGGGGGGAATAG